Genomic DNA from Roseburia intestinalis L1-82:
AGAGTCATGTAGACCGCAGTATCAAAAATCCGGAAGTATTTGTAAAAACGAACGTGCTTGGAACAGCAGTTATGTTAAACTGTGCAAAAGCGGCATGGGAGCTGCCGGATGGCAGTTTCAAAGAAGGGAAGAAATTCCTTCATGTATCGACGGATGAGGTATATGGTTCTTTAGAGGATGACGGAACATATTTTTATGAGACAACACCGTATGCACCGCACAGTCCGTATTCTGCGAGCAAAGCATCTTCAGACATGCTGGTAAAGGCTTATATTGACACTTACCATTTCCCGGCAAACATTACCAACTGTTCTAACAATTATGGACCATACCAGTTCCCGGAAAAACTGATTCCGCTTATCATCAACAATGCGCTGCATGGAAAGAAACTTCCGGTATATGGAGACGGAAAAAATGTCCGCGACTGGCTGTATGTGGATGACCATGCGAAAGCAATCGATATGGTACAGGAAAACGGACGCCTCGGCGAGACTTACAACGTCGGCGGACACAATGAAAAACAGAATATTGAAATTATCAATATCATTATAGATACACTGCTTGAGATGCTTCCGGCAGATGATCCGAGACGTGCACTTGTGAGCAAGGATCTGATCACTTATGTGGAGGACCGCAAAGGTCATGACAGACGTTATGCGATCGCACCGGATAAGATCAAGGCAGAGATCGGCTGGGAGCCGGAGACCATGTTCAAAGAAGGCATCAAAAAGACGATCGCATGGTATTTTGAACATGAGGACTGGATGAAAAACGTTACCAGCGGTGATTATCAGAAGTATTATGAGGATATGTATCAGAACAGGTAAGAAGATGCAGGCAGCAGTACCGCCAGATGGGGCGATACTGCTTGTTTGCGTTTTATAATGGACGTGAAAACAAGGAGGAAAATCCTCTGCTCACCAGAGGGCAAATTTTACATGATAAAATTGCATTTTGCTCCGCAAAACAAGGAGGATTGAATAATGAAGGGTATTATTTTAGCAGGTGGTTCCGGAACAAGATTATATCCGCTGACAAAGGCAATTTCAAAACAGATTATGCCGGTGTATGATAAGCCGATGATCTATTATCCGTTATCTACACTGATGCTTGCCGGCATAAGAGAGATTCTGATTATTTCCACACCGAGAGATCTGCCGGTGTTTGAAGAGTTGTTTGGAGACGGAAGCCAGCTTGGCATGAGTTTTTCTTATGCCGTGCAGGAACAGCCAAGGGGCCTGGCAGATGCATTTATCATCGGTGAAAAGTTTATTGGAAACGATGCGGTTGCATTGGTTCTTGGAGATAATATTTTCTACGGACAAAGTTTTTCCAATGTTCTGCGCAGTGCAGCTGAACGCACACAGAATGAAAAGGGTGCTACGATTTTTGGCTACTATGTCAGAGATCCGAGAGAATACGGCGTGGTAGAGTTTGATGAGAACGGAAAAGCTCTTTCTATCGAGGAAAAACCGGAGCATCCAAAGTCAAATTATGCTGTGCCGGGACTTTATTTTTATGACAATGATGTTGTACAGATCGCAAAAAATGTAAAGCCGTCTGCAAGAGGTGAAATTGAGATTACTTCCGTAAATAATGCATATTTAGAGCGTGGTGATTTAAGCGTTGAGACGCTTGGCAGGGGATTTGCATGGCTTGATACAGGAAACCACGATATGCTGCTTGCGGCTGCAGATTTTGTGTCAGCGATCCAGAAACGTCAGGGACTTTATGTGTCATGTATCGAAGAGATCGCATACAAACGCGGATTTATAGATAAAGAGCAGTTGTTAAAACTTGCAGAACCGCTTCTTAAGACTGATTACGGCAAATATTTAGTAGAAGTTGCCAAGGGACTTTAAAAAAAACAGATAGTGAGGATCAATAATTATGGGAAAAATTAAAGTAACACATGACTGTAATGGAATAGAGGGACTGAAGGTAATTGAACCGGCAGTATTCGGGGATGCCAGGGGATATTTTATGGAGACATACAATTACAACGATTTTAAGGAGGCAGGAATTGACTGCCAGTTCGTACAGGATAACCAGTCTGCCTCAAAAAAAGGTGTGCTCAGGGGCTTACATTTCCAGATCAACCATCCGCAGGATAAACTGGTTCGAGTGGTAAATGGAGAAGTGTTTGACGTTGCAGTGGATTTAAGAGAAGGTTCTGAGACATTCGGAAAATGGTTTGGTATTGTCTTGTCTGCAGAAAATAAAAAACAGTTCTTTGTACCAAAGAATTTTGCACATGGATTCATCGTGCTGTCTGATTATGCAGAGTTCTGCTATAAGGTTACTGATTTCTACCATCCAAATGACGAGGGCGGTATTCTCTGGAATGATCCGGCAATCGGTGTTGAATGGCCAATGCCGGAAGGAATGACACAGGCGGATCTGATCCTTTCCGATAAGGATAAAGTGCACGGTGGATTCGATGCATATTGTAAGGAACGGGGAATTGTAAGATAGGAGCACTCATATGACAGAAAAGAAGAAAAATGTCTGCCTGCCAAAACGTCTGATTGCCAGCCGTAAACTCATCGGCAATCTTGCCAAAAATGATTTTAAGAAAAAATTTGCGGGTTCTTATTTTGGCGTGATATGGGCTTTCATACAGCCGGTGATCACAGTGCTTTTATACTGGTTTGTCTTTGAGTTTGGACTACATCAGAAAGTCAATGATTTAAGAACAGGAATCGAGGTGCCATTTGTACTCTGGCTGATGGGCGGTCTTGTGCCGTGGTTTTATTTTCAGGAGGCTTTAAATGGAGGAACCGGGGTTCTTGATGAATACAGTTATCTGGTCAAAAAGGTCGTATTCCAGATCGATGCACTTCCGGTGGTAAAACTGATCTCTGCATTGTTTACACACGCTTTTTTTGTGATATTTATGCTGGTTGTTTTTGTCGTTATGGGATTTTATCCGGATCTTTATGTGCTTCAGGTGGTTTATTATTCGTTTTGCATGGTGATGTTTACGGCAGGACTGATCTATGCGACAAGCGCCGTGACGGTGTTTTTCCGTGACATGAAAGAGGTTGTCGCCATTCTTTTGCAGATTGGAATGTGGGTGACACCGATCATGTGGAATTTTGAGAGCATGCAGGGCATTCCAAAATGGGCTGTAGTACTGCTTAAGCTAAATCCGATGTATTATATCGTTTCCGGATACCGGGATGCACTGATCAATAAAACGGCATTCTGGGAACATCCGGGACTGACATTGTGGTTCTGGGGAATCACGCTGTTTACACTTTGGGCGGGAACGACCGTATTTAAGCGTCTGCGTGTACATTTCGCAGATGTGCTGTAGGAGCATCGCAAGAATGAAAACTGTGGAATGAGGATAGTATGGATAATTTAGCAATCAGGGTAGAGGATGTCTGCAAAGTCTACAAACTTTATGATAAACCGTCTGACCGGTTAAAGGATGCACTTGGACTGGTCAGAAAGAACCGTTTCAAAGAACATCATGCGTTAAATCATGTGTCATTTGAGGTGAAAAAAGGTGAGACGATCGGCATTATCGGAACCAATGGATCCGGGAAATCTACCATTTTAAAAATAATTACAGGTGTTTTAAGTCCGACGAGCGGCGAGGTGGAAATCGATGGAAGGATTTCCGCACTGTTAGAGCTTGGTGCCGGATTTAATATGGAGTATACCGGAATCGAAAATGTCTATCTAAACGGTATGATGATGGGATTTTCCCGCGAGGAGATGGATGCAAGGTTAGATGATATCTTAAAATTTGCAGATATCGGTGATTTCGTGCATCAGCCGTGTAAGACCTATTCGAGCGGTATGTTTGTCCGGCTTGCGTTTGCGGTGGCGATCAATATTGATCCGGAGATCCTGATCGTGGATGAGGCATTATCGGTCGGAGATGTATTTTTTCAGGCAAAATGTTATAAAAAGTTTGAGGATTTCAAGGCGCAGGGAAAGACCATTCTGTTCGTCAGCCACGATATCAGCAGTGTGGCAAAATATTGTGACCGTGTCATCTTACTCAATAAGGGAGATAAACTGGCAGAGGGAAATGCCAAGGATATGATCAACCTTTACAAAAAGGTTCTGCTTAAGAATTCAGACAAGATCACTGGCGGTAAGATTTTAGAAAATGATGCGTCCGATGGAAAGAAACTCTGGAAATCCAATTACCAGCTCAACCCGGATGTCAATGAATATGGAACCGGTGAGGCGGAGATCATTGACTTTGCGCTGATCGATGAATATGGCAATTATACGAACTGTATCCAGAAGGGGACTTCTTTTACCATCAAATCCAAGGTGAAATTCCTCTCTGATATACAGGATCCGATTTTTACTTATACATTTAAAACCGTACAGGGAACTGCTGTTACCGGAACAAACACGATGTTTGAAAAAGTGGGCATCGGGATGGCAAAGACAGGTGATACCTATGTTGCGACATTCCGCCAGAACATGGATATGCAGGGCGGCGAATATCTGTTATCCATCAGCTGCACCGGTTATGTCGGCGGAGAGTTCCGCGCGTACCACAGATTATATGATGTGGTCGGTGTGACGGTGGTATCCGACAAAAATACCGTCGGTTTTTATGATATGAATTCAGAAGTTACGATTGAAAAATGTGACGAATAGAAGAACGTAAAAGTGAGGAAGCAATGGGACATGTGAACGTGCCGGAGGGGCTGAAAGAGATCATACAACAGAATAGTGAAAAAGCCTATCCGCAGATCATCATGGAACAGGCATCCTATCCGTACCTTTTTCATCTGTCGGATATCAGGGAGAACCTGATCGCATTTCTGCCGGTGACAAAGCAGATGCATGTTTTAGAGCGGAATGCAGGATGCGGTGCACTGACAGGAAAACTGCTTTCTATGGCGTTACATGTGACGGCAGTGGTGGAGAGTGAAGAGGAAGCTGACATTTTACGGGTGCGTTATGAAAATGCCGGCAATCTGACGGTTCTGGTTGTTCCGGCTTCGGATACAAAACCGGAAACAAATGTACTGTATCAGGATCAGGCCTATGACATGATATTGATTGCAGGCGAATTTTCAAAATTTCAAAATGAGCTTTCCTGTATGAGAGAACACTTATCTGACAACGGGAAACTCTATGTGGCGGATGCCAACCGTCTGGGACTGAAATATTTTGCGGGGTGTCAGGAGGAATACCGCGGGGGATATTTTGCCGGACTGGAAAATTATGATAAGGATCCGGAACGATTCACAGAGGATGACAGGCACGGTGAGGCGAGGGTCTATACCAGAAAAGAGTATGAACAGATCTTAAAAGAAGCAGGATTTTCGGGAATTTACAGCTATTACCCATATCCGGATCACAAGTTCCCATCCTGTATCTATTCGGATGAATATCTTCCGGGAAGGGGAGAACTTTCCGACAACCGGAGAAATTTTGACAGGGACAGATTACAGCTTTTTGACGAGAAAAAAGTTTTTGATACGGTTCTGGCAGAAGGGTTATTTGGAGAACTTGCCAATTCCTTTTTGATCGAGGCAGGAAATAGGACCGGAGAACAGCGTGTGATTTATTCAAAATATTCCAATGAGAGGGCAAGGCAGTTTGCCATCCGCACGGATATCTGCAAGAAAGCGGATGGAGAAAAAAATGTCAGAAAATATGCACTTTATCCGGAAGGAAGAGAGCATATCTGTCATATGGAGAAGTCATACGAAAAATTGTCATCGTGCTATGCGGACAGTAATGGGAAAATCAGATTCTGCGCCTGTCATACAAAAAATGATGCAGCCGTATCCGGTTTTGATCCCGGTGTCACACTGCAGGATGTGATGGAGCGGGCGATTGAAAGAAATCAGACGGAACTGGTAAAGCGTATCCTTGATGATTATGCAAAACGTATCATGGAATATGGTGGAAAACACCTGTTTACACCAACCGAAGATTTCCGAAAAGTGTTTGGAGAGGTTCATTTTACAGAGGAAACTGAAGCGGTGGATATATGCGATATCGATATGATATTTGCCAATATTTTGATTCCTGCAGGCAGTGAGATGAAAATAGAGGAAGCAGAATGGACAGTCATTGATTATGAGTGGACGTTTTTCTTTCCGGTACCAAAGTTATTTGTATTATACCGTGCACTTTATTTTGCATATTACCAGATCATGGGAGGAAAAGGCACTCCGCTGGATGAGCTGTTAGCAGCTTACGGAATCAGTAAGGAATTAAAAGAACAGTTTGGCAGGATGGAGGAGAATTTTCAGGCATATCTGGGAAAGGGCAGCGTTCCGGTGCGCAATATGCAGCGTGTGATGGGAACAAAGATCGTTCCCTTAGAGCAGCTGCTAAGGCAGGATGCAGGGAATGTACAGATAGAAGAAATGCAGAATGTACCTTTTAGAGTGCGGAAGATTCTGTATCACATTGACAGACAGGAATATCAGGATGGCAGTGTGGTCTGTTGTGGATGGGCACTTGCAAAGACATGGAATGGAAAGGTACTTCCAGTTGATATAAAAGCAGTGATGCCGGACGGCACTGTGGTCACAGCGGAATTGAAAAGATATCCGAGAGCGGATGTCGCCGATGCATTAAAACTGCGCCGGACGTGCGATGTGAACCTGAACCTGGGATTTGACTGTGTGTTTATTGTTCCGCGCGAAACGGAATGGAAACTGATTTTTTCGTTGGGAAAACGCAGTGCGGAATATGATTACCAGAATAAATGACAGGAAGAAACAGTGACACCTGGGCATGAAACCGGGGAAAAGGAACAGGAAAGGACTTGACATGTACCAGACAAGAGAAAAAATTCAGAGTATCATTTTACTGCTGGCGGATCTGATATGCTTTGCCGTAAGTTATTTCGGGGGCGGTTATCTGTGGCTGGTGGGTTATCGAAATGTATCCGTCGCAAATATGAAGATAGAGCTGATGGAGAGCTTTGGCATCGTAATGGTTGTTTACATGCTGGTAATGCTCTTTTCGGATATTGATAATCGTTTTATTGACCGAAGTGTATTTCAGGAGTTGTGGGCAGCAATCAAAGCGAGCGTTGTGTTAGTATGTGTGACAGCGCTGACCATTTTTTTACAGCACAATAATGCGGAGGCTTCCCGAGGTGTTTATTTTTGTATTGCGCTGGTAAATATGTGCCTGTATTTTGGCATGCATATTATCATTAAATATTATCTGCTGCATGTTTACCGTAACAAAAGAGCAAATAATCAGGTATTTCTGGTCACAACGGCAGAACGTGTGGAAGAGGTGATCGCGGATGCAGACCATTCCGGAGACTGGATCCATCGTCTTGCAAGTATTGCGATCATTGATGAAAACCAGATTGGAAAATGGTATCATGGTGTTCCTGTCGTTGCCACTTATGATAATATGTTCCAGTATGTAAAAGAACAGATTGTGGATGAAGTTTTTATCAGTGTGCCGTATGAGACAGGAGATTCGCTTGCGGAGGTGGTCAACCGTTTTGAGGATATGGGGGCAACCGTACATGTCACGATTGAGATCTTAAACAAGTTTGATGATTACCATAAAACTTTTAACATGCTGGGAAATATACCGGTCGTCACATTTTCCAATCAGTCCTATGACTGGAAAATGCTTATGATCAAGCGTGTGATGGACATCGCAGGTTCGATCGTGGGACTTGTGATCACGGCAGTTGTGACGGTCTTTTTAGCACCGCCGCTTTTGATCGAATCTCCGGGACCTCTGTTTTTCGCACAGAAGCGTGTCGGCAAGAATGGAAGATTTTTTAAGATCTATAAGTTCCGTTCGATGTATAAGGATGCAGAGGAACGCAAAAAAGAACTGGAAAGCCAGAATGAGATGAATGGTCTGATGTTTAAAATGAAAGATGACCCGCGTATTACGAAGGTTGGAAAATTTATCCGTAAGACCAGTATCGATGAGCTTCCACAGTTTTTCAACGTTTTGAAAGGTGATATGAGTCTGGTCGGTACAAGACCACCGACGGTAGATGAGTTCAAACAGTATGAATCACACCAGAAACGCCGTTTAAGTGCAAAACCGGGCATTACCGGATTATGGCAGGTAAGCGGACGGAACGAGATTACTGATTTTGAGGATGTCGTGAAACTGGATGTACAGTATATTGATAACTGGAGTCTGGGACTGGATATCAAGATCATTTTAAAGACGATAAAAGTGGTGTTTGAAAAAGGCGGAGAATAGAAAGGAGACCTGATATGAATCAGAGATATGAGAGCAGAAAAGAATACAGTTTGATGGATGTGCTGCAGTATAACTTAAGAAAATGGTGGCTTGCGGCTGTCTTTGCGGCAGTTTTTGCAGTGATCGTCGGTGGATACAAGGCAAAAACCCTGATGCCTTATATTGATGCAGAAGTCTATGATGACAGAATGCAGGTGGAGACTTCGGTGCTTTTAAAAGATTATAATTCCGGAAGTACTGTGGAGCGTGGCAATGATATTATGAAAATTGCAAAGAGCAGCAGTGTGTACGACGAATTCTGTAAAGTGACAGGAATCGATCTGACAAAACAGGCATTTACGGATATGTTTGAGTGTGAACAGACAGAGGCATCGGACATTATTACTTTTTATGTGGTGTATCCGAGAACGAGCTGGGATTATACCGTAAATGACGAAGAGGAAGCGTATGCTTTTGTGAACGGACTTCTTCAGGCATTGGATACCGTGACAAAGAAACAGGTCGGCACACAGTGTTTTACTGTATTTGATGAACCGCAGTCCCAGAGAGAAGTGACAAAGCTTGAAACTTATACCATCTCCAGTTCTGAGTTCCGCCAGGGAGTATTAAAAGCAGTGATCGCAGGTATTTTACTTGGCATTATGCTTGAGGTTGTTTTATATACATTGTGGATGATGATTTATAAAAAACCGAAGGATGCACAGGAAGTGCAGGAATGTTTAGAGACACAGATCGTTGATGTGATCACAAAAAAGAATGAAGATGAAGAAACCTATAAAAAAGCGGCTATGTTTTTGAATGGACAAAAAGCAGAAGGATGCCTTAAGATTAACTGTCTGCCGGTCGGAAGAACTGCGGATACCACAGCATTGCGTCTTGCGATGTGCTATGCAAATGAAAAGAAAAAGACTCTGCTGATCGACCTGAATGCAACTGACAGTGATGATGCATCTTTAAGTGCCTATGTTATGGGGAATACGACAGAATTAAAGTTACAGCAGATGAATGACTACTTAGACACCGTAAAGAGAAATTTGAAACAGGAACAGGGATTTGATCTTGTTGGAAATGAAAAGTTCAAAGAGCTTCTGGATCGCTTCTCAAAGCAGTATGAATACATTCTGGTCAATGGAAGGGATGTGTCGGCAATATCCGAAGGATATCAGACGGCATTGCTTTGCGACAGTAATCTTGTCATCTGCGGACGCAGAAATGTCAGAACGGAAGAACTTTATATGTTAAAGAATACGGCTGAGATCAACCATATCCATCTGGATGGAGTGCTGGTATATGATTTATAAGAATCTACTTTATACAGGAATGCTTTTCGTAGTACTTCCGGTCTGGTTTGGATTGTTGTGGGTATGGTATCTGAAAATAGAGGGAACGGTCAGAAAACTGTGCAACGCATGGGTGCTTGGACTTGCAAGCATGTTTGCATCGGGACAGATTTTGCTGGTGCCAATGATACTTGGCAAAAGGACGCTTACCGAGGCTGTCACACTTTGGAAGATATTTCTGGTGATTGTTTCCATTGTTATCATGGTAATTCTGATACGCAGATGTGGTATCTTAGTTACAGTAGAAAATAAGCTGGAAAACAAAAAAAAGAAAGCCGGAGCATGGAAAATCATTTTTGGAATTCTTGCAGCGGCGCTGATCCTTTTGCAGGCATGGATTCCGTATCATTACCAGCATATTGATGATGACGATGCAAGATATGTTTCGGAAGAAGTTTCTGCGGTTGTGCATGATACGCTTTTAGTGGATGATCCGATCACGGATGAATATATGTACTGGGATGTCGGGGAAGTAAGAAAAGATGTGACATCCCCATGGACGATGTATGTGGCAATGTGCTGTAAAATAACAGGAATTGCTCCGGCGGTGTTTTCACATACATTTTTTCCATTTTTTATGATCATCATCTGTTATGTGTTGTATGGAATGATCGGAAATGTACTGTTTCGCGGTGATGCGGAAAAAACAGCACTGTTTCTGATTGTTTTATCTGTGTTCCATATCTGGAATTTTACATCAACACATACACTGTCGGCGATGTTTTTATTGCGGATCTGGCAGGGAAAGGCAATCGTGGCGGGATTTATCCTTCCATTGTTAATGTATTTGTTTTACCAGATCTTTATGAGTGAAAAACAGAGTATGAAATGGGCGGCACCATTGTATGCCTTAAGTTTTGCGGCAGCTCTTTTATCGGGAATGGGAATTATTATGGCACCAGTTATGATGGGATTGTACGGACTTTTAGATGGTATTTACCACCGGAATCTGAAACGTATGCTCTGTATATGGATCGCAGCACTGCCGTGTGCTGTTTATATGATTTATTATACGGCGGGGATTTAAAAAGGAAAGAGAACGGATATGGCAGCAGATTTTTATTCAATACTGGACAATTTTAAAAATTTTATTGGCGGACGTACCGGACTTTTTCACTGGTGCCTGTTTTGTCTTGCAGTTGTAATGCTGTTTTTCCTGGGAAGAAAATATCAGGAAGAGAAACAGACCGTCCGGTTTCTGGTATGGCCGACAATCCTGGTACTGTTATTTTTATTTAATCCATTATTTTACCGTTATGTGGGAAGCCGTTTCTTTGCCGGTGTGTACTGGAGACTGTTCTGGATGCTTCCGGTTTCTTTCACGGCTGCGTATGTGGTGGTCTGGCTGGTGTGCCGGTGGAAAAAACAGGCAGTCCGTATCGTTGTGCTTGTGGCGGCCCTTGGTACGATCGCATTAAGCGGACAGAAAATTTACAGTAAAGCAACCTTTACGGAGGCAGAAAATGAATATAAACTGCCGCAGGCTGCGCTGGATGTTGCGGATATTTTAGCAGGCGCAGGTGTCAGCTGGAAAGTAAGATCGGTTGTACCGAATGAACTGCTCTGCTATATCAGACAGTACCGCTGTGATATCGGATTATTTTATGGAAGAAACGTGGGCGGATTTATTTCCGGGATCGGGGATGATGAAGTCGCAATGTATCAGCAGATGTGTCAGGAAAAACCGGACATGACAGTAGTGACGGATATTGCAAAGCGCAATCAGGTAGTATTTTTATGTTTTAACCGTACAGAACAGGAAATACCGGATGATATGAAGCCGTATGGATATCACTATTACAGGGAAACCGGAGATTATGTCATTTATATGCTTGGAGAGGAATAGATGGAGCAGATCAGAAAATGGATACGGGAAAATGACTGGAAGAGCATGGGGATCATTGCGTATTATGGATACTTTGCGGTCAATGTGCTGGTAAAAGCATTTGGTTATGACAGTAGTGATCAGATCTACAAATTTTTTATGCTTTCCGGCGTGATCCTTTTGGGAATGAAACTTGTTACAACCAGATATACGCTGCGGGAGATCGTTGTGATCGCGCTGATGCTAGGTGCAGGTCTTTTCATATGGGTAATGACCAAAAAGGCGACGATACTGTTTTTGTTTTTAACGATCATCGGAATCAAGGATGTGTGTTTCCGGAAATTGATTGAAATCTCTGTATGGACCAGACTTTTTGTAGCATTTATTATGGTAGCCGGATCCGCTTATGGGTTGTTTGATATTGGTTATAAGACAGTGCCAAATGCACAGTATGTGGAAGTACCGGTGTACAGTCTTGGTTTTAGTGAACCGAATGCTGCATATATGACAATTTTTCTGCTTCTTATGCTTATGCTCTATTATTTCTATGAAAAATTAAATATATGGTGGTTTTTCGGAACATGCCTGACAGCGTTTATTTTTTATAAAATAACATTTTGCCGTACCGGGATTATTGTATTCTTTTTTGCGTGGGGGATAATTCTGTTTGAAAAACTGGTCAAAAATAAAAAAGTGAAGTTTATTTATGCACTGTCTATACCGGTTGGAGCAATTTTCAGTTTTGTTATGATGATTCTATTTAACAGTGACAATG
This window encodes:
- a CDS encoding DUF6077 domain-containing protein; the protein is MIYKNLLYTGMLFVVLPVWFGLLWVWYLKIEGTVRKLCNAWVLGLASMFASGQILLVPMILGKRTLTEAVTLWKIFLVIVSIVIMVILIRRCGILVTVENKLENKKKKAGAWKIIFGILAAALILLQAWIPYHYQHIDDDDARYVSEEVSAVVHDTLLVDDPITDEYMYWDVGEVRKDVTSPWTMYVAMCCKITGIAPAVFSHTFFPFFMIIICYVLYGMIGNVLFRGDAEKTALFLIVLSVFHIWNFTSTHTLSAMFLLRIWQGKAIVAGFILPLLMYLFYQIFMSEKQSMKWAAPLYALSFAAALLSGMGIIMAPVMMGLYGLLDGIYHRNLKRMLCIWIAALPCAVYMIYYTAGI